One region of Kytococcus sedentarius DSM 20547 genomic DNA includes:
- a CDS encoding methionine ABC transporter permease yields MTSDRLLTELLDGTVDTLYMVGLSSTIGLLFGVPLGVLLVATAPGGVLPNRTLNTVIGAVVNAGRSIPFIILLVLIAPLTKVLAGTTIGPTAAAVPLTLGAIPFLARLVENALREVDPGKVEAASSMGASRTQIVRSVLLPEALPGLIAGTTVTVVALIGYSAMAGAIGGGGLGDLAIRYGYQRFDMTVTLACVVVLMALVVAVQFVGDLLARATRH; encoded by the coding sequence ATGACCAGCGACCGCCTTCTCACCGAGCTCCTCGACGGCACCGTCGACACCCTCTACATGGTGGGCCTGTCCTCCACCATCGGCCTGCTGTTCGGTGTGCCGCTGGGCGTGCTGCTCGTGGCCACCGCCCCCGGCGGCGTGCTGCCGAACCGCACCCTCAACACCGTCATCGGCGCCGTGGTGAACGCCGGCCGCTCCATCCCGTTCATCATCCTGCTGGTGCTCATCGCCCCGCTGACCAAGGTGCTGGCCGGCACCACCATCGGCCCCACCGCCGCTGCGGTGCCGCTCACCCTGGGTGCCATCCCCTTCCTCGCCCGCCTGGTGGAGAACGCCCTGCGAGAGGTCGACCCCGGCAAGGTGGAGGCCGCCTCCTCGATGGGGGCGAGCCGCACCCAGATCGTCCGCTCGGTCCTGTTGCCCGAGGCACTGCCGGGGCTCATTGCGGGGACCACGGTCACCGTCGTGGCGCTCATCGGCTACTCGGCCATGGCCGGCGCGATCGGCGGCGGCGGACTGGGCGACCTGGCCATCCGCTACGGCTACCAGCGCTTCGACATGACCGTCACCCTCGCCTGTGTGGTGGTGCTCATGGCACTGGTGGTGGCCGTCCAGTTCGTCGGCGACCTGCTCGCCCGCGCCACCCGGCACTGA
- a CDS encoding methionine ABC transporter ATP-binding protein: MITLENISKTYPARGGGEAVHALDDVSLQIDRGQVHGVVGPSGSGKSTLVRCINLLERPTSGRVTVDGRELTALSAAEVRRARREIGMIFQHFNLLDSRTALENVALPLELAGVGRRERARRATELLDRVGLAERAGAHPRQLSGGQKQRVAIARALVTNPTVLLCDEATSALDPETTASVLDLLRELTADLGLTTVLITHEMDVITRVADAVTLLSAGRVVESGTLAEVASNRGSALATQLVPRPVRGLDAADLPAGSRIVTVDLATQDETRVIAELTAAGNSVQVAAARVENLHGARVGTLDLLVQPAGWTAPTTATTRQELPA, from the coding sequence ATGATTACGTTGGAGAACATTTCCAAGACCTACCCGGCCCGTGGCGGGGGTGAGGCGGTCCACGCGCTGGACGACGTCTCGCTCCAGATCGACCGGGGCCAGGTGCACGGTGTGGTGGGCCCGTCGGGGTCCGGCAAGTCCACGCTGGTGCGCTGCATCAACCTGCTCGAGCGGCCCACCAGCGGCCGCGTCACCGTGGACGGCCGGGAGCTCACGGCCCTGTCCGCCGCCGAGGTGCGCCGCGCCCGCCGCGAGATCGGCATGATCTTCCAGCACTTCAACCTGTTGGACTCCCGCACCGCGCTGGAGAACGTCGCCCTGCCGCTGGAGCTCGCCGGGGTCGGCCGACGGGAGCGTGCCCGCCGCGCCACCGAGCTGCTGGACCGGGTGGGGCTGGCCGAGCGCGCCGGCGCCCACCCGCGCCAGCTCTCCGGTGGCCAGAAGCAGCGCGTCGCCATCGCCCGAGCACTGGTGACCAACCCGACCGTGCTGCTCTGCGACGAGGCCACCAGCGCCCTGGACCCCGAGACCACCGCCAGCGTGCTGGACCTGTTGCGCGAGCTCACCGCCGACCTCGGGCTGACCACCGTCCTCATCACGCACGAGATGGACGTCATCACCCGCGTGGCCGATGCGGTGACCCTGCTCTCCGCCGGGCGCGTCGTGGAGTCCGGCACCCTCGCCGAGGTCGCCAGCAACCGCGGCAGCGCCCTGGCCACCCAGCTGGTGCCCCGCCCGGTCCGCGGCCTGGACGCCGCGGACCTGCCGGCCGGCTCCCGCATCGTCACCGTCGACCTGGCCACCCAGGACGAGACCCGGGTGATCGCCGAGCTCACCGCCGCCGGCAACAGCGTGCAGGTGGCCGCAGCCCGGGTGGAGAACCTCCACGGCGCCCGCGTCGGGACCCTCGACCTCCTCGTCCAGCCCGCCGGCTGGACCGCCCCCACCACCGCGACCACCCGACAGGAGCTCCCCGCATGA